A section of the Syntrophorhabdales bacterium genome encodes:
- a CDS encoding GTPase yields the protein MPANLPPTYYEEEKRLRDAKNPDDKIAIIERMLAIIPHHKGTDHLIAQLRSRISKLKEEKERRPQAQRKIDLLYNVKKEGAGQVLFIGFPNSGKSAVVGALSGEPLEVADYPYTTRILQTRMMRYQDIWIQLVDTPALGDESQSMWFGNMLRKADAIVAVVALSEALETEYELVFEEIKSQLPYIDTASALLIVVTKADLTEFTGSLKEFEKKSPSPGEIIPVSVTQDMNLHILNQKLFEKLGVIRVYSKLPGKKPDFDAPFVLKKGSTTLDLAVKVHKDFVAKFRYAKLWRHAQSDGMMVSKDFVLQDKDVLELHL from the coding sequence ATGCCTGCTAATCTTCCGCCCACCTACTACGAAGAAGAGAAGAGACTGCGCGACGCTAAGAATCCCGATGACAAAATAGCCATCATCGAGAGGATGCTGGCAATTATTCCTCACCATAAAGGCACCGACCATCTCATAGCGCAGCTCCGCTCCAGGATTTCCAAGCTGAAAGAAGAAAAAGAGAGAAGACCGCAAGCCCAGAGAAAGATCGATTTGCTCTACAACGTCAAAAAGGAGGGGGCCGGCCAGGTGCTCTTCATCGGCTTCCCCAACAGTGGAAAATCTGCGGTCGTGGGGGCCCTTTCAGGAGAACCTCTTGAGGTCGCAGACTATCCCTACACCACGCGCATCCTCCAGACCAGGATGATGCGCTACCAGGATATATGGATACAACTCGTAGACACACCGGCCCTGGGGGACGAGAGCCAGAGCATGTGGTTCGGCAATATGCTGAGGAAAGCGGACGCCATCGTTGCGGTAGTAGCCCTCTCGGAAGCACTGGAAACAGAGTACGAGCTCGTTTTTGAGGAGATCAAGAGCCAGCTTCCGTACATTGACACTGCGAGCGCGCTACTTATTGTTGTGACGAAGGCGGATCTGACCGAGTTCACCGGTTCACTTAAAGAGTTCGAAAAAAAATCGCCATCGCCGGGTGAGATCATCCCTGTCTCAGTGACGCAGGACATGAACCTTCATATTCTGAATCAGAAGTTATTTGAGAAGCTGGGGGTCATCAGAGTCTATTCAAAGCTGCCAGGTAAAAAGCCCGATTTCGACGCTCCGTTCGTTCTCAAGAAAGGAAGCACCACTCTCGACCTGGCGGTAAAAGTCCACAAGGATTTTGTGGCAAAATTTCGCTACGCAAAGTTATGGAGGCATGCTCAGTCCGATGGTATGATGGTAAGCAAAGATTTCGTGTTGCAGGACAAAGACGTACTAGAGCTGCACTTGTGA
- the purB gene encoding adenylosuccinate lyase, with protein MIERYTREKMARIWTEENKLAKWLDIEIGICEAYGQLGLIPANDLETIKTKARFDVKRVQEIEQETKHDVVAFIQALSESIGPASKWVHMGVTSSDILDTSFSCLLKEASDLLLEDIVNLMNVLKDKAFQYKTVPMIGRTHGIHAEPVTFGLKMAHFYDEMRRNHERLKAARGRIVFAKISGAVGTYAHVPPSVETYVCSKLGLRPCPISTQIVPRDYYAEFFTTLAIIGSSVEKFATEIRHLQRTEVSEAEEQFTKGQTGSSAMPHKRNPIGSENLSGLARLLRGYAVAALENIPLWHERDISHSSVERVIAPDGTILLDYMLNRLTNLYRTLVVYPENMKRNLGITKGLYHSEAVMLSLVRKGLTRQEAYKITQRIAMDCYENKTDFVSALLGDAELKAHLSEDEIKKITSDEHYFAHVDTIFARVFPGEK; from the coding sequence ATGATAGAGAGATACACGCGAGAAAAGATGGCCCGCATCTGGACAGAAGAGAACAAACTTGCCAAATGGCTCGATATAGAGATCGGTATATGCGAAGCCTACGGCCAATTGGGTCTCATACCTGCGAATGATCTGGAGACCATAAAGACGAAGGCCCGTTTTGATGTGAAAAGGGTACAGGAGATAGAGCAGGAAACAAAACATGATGTCGTGGCCTTTATTCAGGCCCTTTCAGAGTCGATCGGTCCCGCTTCGAAATGGGTACACATGGGGGTGACTTCCTCTGACATACTCGACACCTCCTTTTCCTGTCTCCTGAAAGAAGCATCCGATCTCCTTCTGGAAGACATTGTGAATCTGATGAATGTTCTCAAGGACAAAGCTTTTCAGTACAAGACCGTGCCCATGATTGGCAGAACCCACGGCATTCACGCAGAACCGGTGACGTTCGGACTCAAGATGGCTCATTTTTATGATGAAATGAGGAGAAACCATGAGCGCCTCAAGGCCGCGCGCGGACGCATTGTTTTCGCAAAGATCTCGGGCGCTGTCGGCACCTATGCCCACGTTCCGCCGTCCGTTGAAACGTACGTCTGCAGCAAGCTCGGCCTCAGGCCCTGCCCCATCTCAACACAGATCGTACCACGGGATTATTACGCCGAGTTCTTTACAACACTCGCAATCATCGGCTCCTCTGTGGAAAAGTTTGCCACTGAAATCCGCCACCTTCAACGCACTGAGGTGAGCGAGGCGGAGGAGCAATTCACTAAAGGCCAGACGGGTTCGTCTGCCATGCCTCACAAACGGAACCCCATCGGGTCTGAGAATCTCTCCGGCCTCGCGAGGCTGCTCCGCGGTTATGCGGTGGCAGCGCTTGAGAATATACCTCTCTGGCACGAGAGAGATATCAGTCATTCTTCGGTGGAAAGAGTGATCGCTCCGGACGGTACCATCCTGCTCGATTATATGCTGAACAGACTCACCAACCTTTACAGAACTCTCGTCGTCTACCCTGAGAACATGAAGCGTAATCTGGGCATCACCAAGGGTCTCTACCATTCTGAAGCCGTGATGCTGAGCCTTGTCAGGAAAGGCCTCACGCGGCAGGAGGCCTACAAGATCACCCAGCGCATAGCAATGGACTGTTACGAGAACAAAACCGATTTTGTCTCTGCTCTTCTCGGCGATGCGGAGCTCAAGGCTCATCTTTCAGAGGACGAAATTAAGAAGATCACCTCGGACGAGCACTACTTCGCACATGTGGACACCATTTTCGCCAGAGTATTTCCTGGCGAAAAGTAA